GTGGACGCGGAGATCGCCGCCGACGCGGTGCCCCAGGTGTACGCGCCCAGCGCTCCGCCGCCGGCCGTCGCGCCCAGCTACGCCCCGCCGCCGAAGAAGAGCAGCATGGGTCTGGTGTTGGGTGGCCTCGGCGTCGTCGCCGTGCTCGGCATCGGCGTCATCGGGGCCGGCCTGTTCTACTTCAAGCCCTGGGAGTCCGGCTCGACGGACGCCAAGACGGCGAAGGCCCCCGCCAGCGCAGCACCGACCACGGAAGCGCCCGCAGCGGAGCCGGCCAGCACGGCGGCGTGCACCATCTCCAAGGCGGCGACTCGCATCGCCCCCTCCGTGATGGTGTCGGTCCCGCTGTACGTGGACGCAGCCGGCGGCACCTCCCTCGCCGTCGGCTTCGCCAGCTCGGCCACCTCGGCGACGGGCATCACCCTCGATCCCTCCACGCTGGATCATCAGGAAGTATTCAGCCGCGCCGGCAGCAACAACGTCGTCGGCGTGGTGCCCAGTCACAAGGGTGGCGAGCTCGGCTTCGCGGTGGATCGCGACGGTGACTCCCTCAAGGTCGGCCACACGGTGGACGCGGACAAGCCCTTCGTGATCGGCATGGGCCCGAACGGCTACAGCAGCATGCCGGTGGGCGGCTCGGCCACCACGGTTTGGCCTGGTGGCATGGATCAGAAGATGACGGAAGCGCGCGTCGTCAGCGTCAAGGACGTGGGCCACGCGGTAGCATTCCGCCGCGGCGGTCGCGATGGCGAGGTGTACGTGGGCTGGCTTGCTCCCGATGGCAGCAAGAAGACCGACCTCGGCACCGTGGAGGCCGAAGGCCCGCGCGTCGGCACTCCCACCGTCGCCGCCAACGAAGAGAGCTTGCTGGTGACCTTCGCCGCACGCGCCACGGACGACGCGCCCTGGGGCGTGCGCATCGCCACTGCCAAGCTCGGCGAGCTGCCGAAGGCTTCGCAGAAGATGGCGCTGCCGTCCGGCGGCCCCGGCGGCGAGGCAATCTCGCCGGTTGCCGTCGGTCTTCCCGGCAAGCGTTGGCTGATCCAGTGGACCGAAGGGCCCTCGGGCCAGCGCACGGTGCGGGCGCAGACCTTCAGCAACGACCTCAAGCCGCTGGGCGAGCCGATGACGCTATCGCCGAGCGGCCAAGAAGCCGGCCAGGGCGCCGTTGGTTTCAGCGGCGACCATGCGTCCGCCTTCTATCTGGTGAAGGGCGGCCAGGGCTACGAGCTCTGGGCCACGTCGCTGTCCTGCAAGTGACAGCGCTGTCCCGAGCAAAATAGCGGCGGGCATCTCGGGCCTTTGGGGGCCCGCCCAGCCCTCTGTTAGCCTGGCGCTC
This window of the Polyangiaceae bacterium genome carries:
- a CDS encoding DUF4339 domain-containing protein; amino-acid sequence: MAEDVNEFWFWATNDGALKTVDRKELVSSLSRGDIPAKAFVWRQGWAEWIRAAQVSELSGALSPAARQSPVMPKMSPDATHPPPVPRADNIALEPIVPVQSTPENDKPQTQLLVEDELSVTDLEPVEPPASKAPPPPRRPPSSRPAPPRPAGSSLTAAPRPAGSSLTGAPVVPVGSAPSNGAAKSAPKLEDSAPPSANWVEVSPTAPKITEKVEEKKLEPIVPVDSSPRNDPPTGELDAAEIEFVDEPEKKSTSLADLEAAVAKKKPQPIPRPAPVLAVNAAPEAELPTQKENPLVPEMQDAIIPVSEPDNDAPTTVQASPLNEERAPAEPLPSWSAEVDAEIAADAVPQVYAPSAPPPAVAPSYAPPPKKSSMGLVLGGLGVVAVLGIGVIGAGLFYFKPWESGSTDAKTAKAPASAAPTTEAPAAEPASTAACTISKAATRIAPSVMVSVPLYVDAAGGTSLAVGFASSATSATGITLDPSTLDHQEVFSRAGSNNVVGVVPSHKGGELGFAVDRDGDSLKVGHTVDADKPFVIGMGPNGYSSMPVGGSATTVWPGGMDQKMTEARVVSVKDVGHAVAFRRGGRDGEVYVGWLAPDGSKKTDLGTVEAEGPRVGTPTVAANEESLLVTFAARATDDAPWGVRIATAKLGELPKASQKMALPSGGPGGEAISPVAVGLPGKRWLIQWTEGPSGQRTVRAQTFSNDLKPLGEPMTLSPSGQEAGQGAVGFSGDHASAFYLVKGGQGYELWATSLSCK